A region of Toxorhynchites rutilus septentrionalis strain SRP chromosome 1, ASM2978413v1, whole genome shotgun sequence DNA encodes the following proteins:
- the LOC129775070 gene encoding mucin-2 — MGKRNRHSPIGTTIYAILCVAALTKAINFDDDLEDLIAEESNMDDEVYGGYVLPSDVFNGGKPFFVERDPSTGAFDFNHKKTANQIDVDEKGSYGTKDSHVSDKKDVVLSQSSPNFHDFLNLPVKYTPSKFVYPLISSSYANLKYQGSNKVSNHKNFTVLASTTTTAPKAPSTRPQYPTTRQNTTRQQPNTTTALATPSSTRYTYPITSGRPITTTTTTTTTEIPSTPATVKQLFTRYPYKSTIKNKYLETSETRKKFFLPSTLSMPTITTTQKPQSTEPQTTPVRSSTFYSPSVRPWTSPKTTLQPTTPTETTTDSRPMNPIRFEDNDHQTPIEEDTTPKIKFTIPALKYEGNRPAPFRRLPSSHVQQINQKNQTSNKIELPKNPAMTMSLSDIFNTLGQDDGKETAKDRENTIVFETTIPQTTQHTTPPAIVLIQDQQPQFTGHTEVKIEQSIDQSDQYVNYEVQQSNGHRPQKPIDEQYVQYEVHQSNGYRPQNPTPAQKESNIGNQYVKYDVQQPQMNVVKFSSVPSMNSVVISPNQHSATFVLGSQQSVGSSSDGHFVGSVSQEAASAALNGHPSGYQMGQVLDEPKETSNVQVGTSVNVQVKPQDIIKTTSVRFPSESDDKYENAPIISGTHKSEVLPPNGHSAPIGMGSNQMVVFPKDDKIDSTLHEVSNRIVFDTPNNETPNQNDLSNYPSELPEQLTPPSNPETTQMQKRPRLPIPAQGPPFMYKEIQRRPFPGDRIRPPLKLPNILPQFRPNAKISHGHPNHHKEAGTLRVPPPLPSKNFLSNGPPLRTQHPERPSVHPQTLPSTLPIRRSPVPTRFMTQMYTGRPNSMPPPPGPYMDGSNENRRYYRLPPPMMKDRIFHITPPNLRPPPPPPASPATRFVDSYALPTPEKLVQTDKSTDTENNEFQRDPPTILKNAINEDKPQRPKLEPVVTLQMLQSKKQTSESQKHNLPSGQKVDLALEGHPPSTSLQGINADTKQSVYVVYPVKSTPMKMDTVQSSSSLDPVVIGHRGDHLPIHPSMVSPGTEYQNTPFSIASHFEQEPILMAKDKKHHQKVQFPYNLERPDPQALVEMENEFKHRRPEMSKENKLDNIYNIGEEPISKEQSEESVISSKLQRITESTPIAIAYTPTESNLKYKYNLQNSPYYSPYGETQTEVSYLKLDEFDEFGNPAHRYEQSFQAPFQASISLDPVKVTNPYEGWAVVTSPPQALVQEQKNIDRSDDSIYSGKNPVTIKPFDQGSGFHPELQGGFRPIYAEDVKLSESMNPDPQTRNSFLMPRDDEAQSKPEEHEKQTGSAMKGAQKTENKPLFDSLEAFFDNLTKDYDEQTELMALDGEENEIEKNTAKSAKEQEGRSNDSTATEVTTGDASKTEMALDKTATTEASVQKENQ; from the coding sequence ATGGGAAAAAGAAATCGCCATTCGCCTATAGGAACAACTATATACGCCATTCTCTGCGTAGCGGCACTAACTAAGGCTATAAATTTCGACGACGATTTGGAGGATTTAATCGCAGAAGAATCCAACATGGACGACGAAGTTTACGGGGGATACGTTCTTCCATCGGATGTGTTCAACGGGGGTAAACCATTTTTCGTCGAACGAGACCCATCGACTGGTGCATTCGATTTCAATCACAAGAAGACCGCCAATCAGATCGATGTAGATGAGAAGGGTTCATATGGCACAAAAGACAGTCACGTTAGTGACAAAAAGGACGTTGTTCTCAGTCAGTCGTCCccgaatttccacgattttttaaatttgccgGTTAAATACACACCGTCAAAGTTCGTGTATCCCTTAATATCCAGCTCATACGCAAACCTAAAGTATCAAGGCAGCAACAAGGTTTCGAATCACAAAAACTTCACTGTTCTAGCATCAACCACTACCACAGCACCGAAAGCCCCATCTACACGACCTCAGTACCCAACCACCCGACAAAACACCACCCGTCAACAACCGAATACGACAACCGCTCTAGCGACACCTTCTTCGACCAGATACACATATCCGATCACTTCTGGACGACCAATTACTACTACGACGACAACAACGACCACTGAGATTCCCTCGACACCAGCAacagtgaagcaactttttacTAGATATCCATATAAAAGTACCATAAAGAACAAATACCTCGAGACTTCGGAAACCCGCAAGAAATTCTTCTTACCATCGACACTATCTATGCCAACTATCACGACTACCCAGAAGCCTCAATCGACGGAACCGCAAACGACTCCTGTGCGATCATCTACCTTTTACTCGCCATCTGTTCGACCGTGGACCAGTCCAAAAACAACCCTCCAACCAACAACACCAACCGAAACTACCACTGACTCTCGTCCCATGAACCCAATCCGCTTCGAAGACAACGACCACCAGACTCCAATCGAGGAAGACACCACCCCCAAAATCAAATTCACTATTCCAGCACTGAAATACGAAGGCAATAGACCAGCACCCTTCCGGCGCCTTCCATCGAGTCATGTTCAGCAAATAaaccagaaaaaccaaacgagcaaTAAAATAGAGTTACCAAAAAATCCCGCAATGACAATGTCTCTATCCGATATCTTCAACACACTCGGCCAAGACGATGGCAAAGAAACTGCAAAGGACCGAGAAAATACGATAGTGTTTGAAACGACGATACCTCAAACAACTCAGCACACGACACCACCTGCGATTGTTCTGATTCAAGACCAACAACCGCAATTTACCGGTCATACGGAAGTGAAGATCGAGCAATCGATCGATCAGAGCGATCAGTACGTCAATTATGAAGTACAGCAGTCGAACGGTCACCGACCCCAAAAGCCTATCGATGAACAGTACGTACAGTATGAGGTTCACCAATCGAATGGTTATCGACCACAAAACCCTACCCCTGCTCAGAAAGAATCTAATATTGGTAATCAATATGTAAAGTATGATGTACAGCAACCACAAATGAACGTTGTCAAGTTTAGTTCAGTTCCAAGCATGAACAGTGTGGTAATAAGTCCGAACCAGCACTCAGCGACATTTGTATTAGGCTCCCAACAATCGGTTGGTAGTTCTTCTGATGGACATTTCGTCGGATCGGTTTCGCAAGAAGCCGCATCTGCAGCGCTGAATGGACATCCTTCCGGATATCAAATGGGGCAAGTTTTGGATGAACCAAAGGAAACATCCAATGTACAAGTCGGTACTTCGGTCAACGTGCAAGTTAAACCTCAAGATATTATCAAGACCACAAGTGTTAGATTCCCGAGTGAAAGCGATGACAAGTATGAAAATGCACCTATTATCAGTGGAACTCACAAGAGTGAAGTACTGCCGCCCAATGGTCACTCGGCACCAATTGGCATGGGCTCGAATCAAATGGTTGTTTTTCCCAAAGATGATAAGATCGACAGCACGTTGCATGAGGTATCCAACAGAATTGTTTTTGATACACCAAACAACGAGACTCCAAATCAAAACGACCTATCCAACTACCCGTCGGAACTTCCCGAACAATTGACTCCTCCATCGAATCCTGAGACTACTCAAATGCAGAAGCGCCCACGGTTGCCGATACCAGCTCAGGGACCACCATTTATGTACAAGGAAATTCAACGCAGACCATTTCCTGGAGATCGCATTCGCCCACCACTAAAACTCCCCAACATTCTGCCTCAATTCCGTCCGAACGCGAAAATATCTCACGGCCACCCAAATCACCACAAAGAAGCTGGAACTCTTCGTGTACCACCACCTCTACCATCCAAGAATTTCCTATCAAACGGACCACCACTCAGGACTCAACATCCAGAACGGCCATCGGTACATCCCCAAACACTCCCATCAACCTTACCAATCCGTCGCTCTCCCGTTCCCACCCGATTCATGACCCAAATGTACACAGGCCGTCCGAATAGCATGCCTCCACCACCGGGTCCGTACATGGATGGTTCAAATGAAAACCGCCGATATTATCGTCTGCCTCCACCAATGATGAAGGATCGCATCTTTCATATCACTCCCCCGAATCTCAGACCTCCGCCTCCTCCTCCAGCTTCtcccgctacacgattcgttgATAGTTACGCTTTACCGACTCCCGAAAAACTTGTTCAAACAGACAAATCAACCGATACTGAAAACAATGAATTCCAGCGAGATCCTCCAACTATCTTGAAAAATGCGATCAACGAGGATAAACCCCAACGCCCAAAACTGGAACCCGTAGTAACCCTACAAATGCTTCAATCGAAGAAGCAAACATCCGAATCTCAAAAACACAATCTCCCATCGGGACAAAAAGTTGACTTGGCATTGGAAGGGCATCCTCCTTCGACCTCTCTACAAGGTATCAACGCTGATACTAAACAATCGGTATACGTTGTCTATCCAGTAAAAAGTACCCCCATGAAAATGGATACAGTCCAATCGAGCAGCAGTTTGGATCCGGTGGTCATCGGCCATCGTGGTGATCACCTCCCAATACATCCATCCATGGTCAGCCCGGGAACCGAGTACCAAAACACACCCTTTTCAATAGCATCCCATTTCGAACAGGAGCCCATTCTCATGGCCAAAGACAAAAAACACCACCAGAAAGTACAGTTTCCTTACAATCTGGAAAGGCCCGACCCTCAGGCGTTAGTCGAAATGGAAAACGAGTTCAAACATCGCAGGCCTGAAATGAGCAAAGAAAACAAACTTGACAATATTTACAACATCGGCGAAGAGCCAATCAGCAAAGAGCAATCGGAGGAATCCGTTATTTCGAGCAAACTACAGCGTATTACCGAGAGCACACCAATCGCAATCGCCTACACACCGACCGAATCAAACTTGAAGTACAAATATAACTTACAAAATTCACCATACTACTCGCCCTACGGAGAAACCCAGACGGAAGTCTCGTACCTCAAACTGGATGAGTTCGACGAATTCGGCAATCCAGCCCATCGTTACGAGCAGAGCTTCCAGGCTCCGTTCCAGGCCAGTATCAGTTTGGATCCCGTTAAAGTTACTAACCCTTATGAAGGATGGGCCGTCGTAACTTCTCCCCCACAGGCACTGGTTCAAGAACAGAAAAACATTGACCGTTCAGATGATAGCATCTACAGTGGGAAAAATCCAGTTACCATCAAACCCTTCGATCAAGGTAGCGGCTTTCACCCCGAACTCCAAGGAGGATTCCGACCGATTTACGCGGAGGATGTAAAACTAAGCGAATCAATGAACCCAGATCCCCAGACTAGAAATTCTTTCCTTATGCCACGAGACGACGAGGCACAATCAAAGCCAGAAGAACATGAAAAGCAAACAGGGTCAGCGATGAAAGGAGCTcagaagacggaaaataaaccaTTATTTGACAGTTTGGAGGCATTTTTCGACAATCTAACAAAGGATTACGATGAACAAACGGAATTGATGGCGCTGGATGGTGAAGAGAATGAAATTGAAAAGAATACCGCGAAAAGTGCAAAGGAGCAGGAAGGAAGAAGTAATGACAGCACTGCGACTGAAGTAACAACGGGTGACGCATCGAAGACAGAAATGGCTCTGGATAAGACCGCCACTACAGAAGCGAGTGTTCAAAAAGAGAATCAGTAG